The Macrobrachium nipponense isolate FS-2020 chromosome 1, ASM1510439v2, whole genome shotgun sequence genome includes a window with the following:
- the LOC135219153 gene encoding uncharacterized protein LOC135219153 produces the protein MGHHNSSPSKDRCNRRRRRMWAGTWVSVVLWACLSPVILTPTGAFFTSETRPSPPDGGDVVGALNRIVQVLDSHERHTALYERVSKLEENLNKKTENERKLEEEVLDLRAKIPALEAEIQTIPEMRKDLAEFEAKIEKLVHDYEAKLSALASEVIRLKKYGARRKDLQTLSDGSDNVLLRTDVPTCPEVGLGMAAERVGDQCLYFSWATALNWTDAHRHCQSLGGDLSAPEDLLPLKTFLHAEFARGPSIWLGASYKLDDEGNITHTTAERKALSTPSSPSQEAAEPEGDHDGTFSFRLNIEGSSFDLAKNTIDDEESDGGGSQDDEPISTVLSDGIPLRDEAIIIPKGDLSTLSQRLGGRRNLFGQLSQEELNARIQKLSKPPVVDFILLDSARPSSPGDTENPEEEKHTSSSSDLTSGGNASLDSRPGISSILNGESPLVGSHGGSSSGVFRDVRQVLDEGSGTGAPEAREDEAKANSRVKMNCILLQQKESLEYELVSQPCNEQHRFVCGIFSSKNNDMKFNPDNLLHE, from the exons ATGGGGCATCACAACAGCTCCCCCTCGAAGGACCGGTGCAACagacggaggaggaggatgtgggCGGGAACGTGGGTGAGCGTGGTCCTTTGGGCGTGTTTGAGCCCCGTGATCCTCACGCCCACGGGGGCGTTTTTCACGAGCGAGACGAGACCCAGTCCACCGGATGGAGGGGATGTTGTTGGAGCCCTCAACAGGATTGTTCAA GTCCTGGACTCCCACGAACGCCACACCGCCCTCTACGAGAGGGTCTCGAAACTCGAGGAGAACCTCAACAAGAAGACGGAGAACGAGAGGAAACTCGAGGAGGAGGTCTTGGACTTGAGGGCGAAGATCCCGGCCTTGGAGGCCGAGATCCAGACCATCCCGGAGATGAGGAAAGATCTGGCGGAGTTCGAGGCCAAGATCGAGAAGCTGGTGCACGACTACGAGGCCAAGCTGTCGGCGTTGGCGTCGGAGGTCATCCGGCTGAAGAAATACGGCGCCAGGAGGAAGGACCTTCAGACGCTCAGCGATGGGAGCGACAACGTCCTTCTGAGGACTGATG TGCCAACATGCCCCGAGGTAGGTCTGGGAATGGCAGCCGAGAGGGTGGGTGACCAGTGTTTATATTTCTCTTGGGCGACAGCCCTCAACTGGACAGATGCACATCGCCACTGTCAGTCTCTGGGAGGAGACCTCTCTGCTCCTGAGGACCTTTTGCCTTTGAAGACCTTTCTCCATGCGGAATTCG CTCGTGGCCCCTCAATATGGTTAGGGGCATCCTACAAATTAGACGACGAGGGAAACATCACCCATACCACGGCAGAGCGTAAAGCTCTATCCACGCCCAGCAGCCCCTCTCAAGAAGCAGCCGAACCTGAAGGAGACCACGACGGGACCTTCTCCTTTCGCCTGAACATAGAGGGGAGTAGTTTTGACCTTGCTAAAAACACCATCGACGACGAAGAGAGTGACGGCGGTGGCAGTCAGGATGACGAACCCATCAGCACCGTCTTATCTGATGGCATACCTCTTCGGGACGAGGCGATCATTATACCAAAAGGGGACTTGAGTACCCTGTCCCAGAGGCTGGGAGGGCGGAGGAACCTCTTCGGGCAGCTGTCGCAGGAGGAGCTGAACGCCAGGATCCAGAAGCTGTCAAAGCCGCCTGTCGTGGATTTCATTCTCCTGGATTCAGCTCGTCCATCATCTCCTGGCGATACTGAGAACCCCGAGGAAGAGAAGCATACCTCCTCCTCCAGTGACCTCACTTCGGGAGGGAATGCTTCTCTCGATTCGAGACCTGGGATTTCCTCTATTCTTAACGGAGAGTCTCCGTTAGTGGGTTCACACGGGGGGTCCTCATCAGGCGTTTTCAGAGACGTGAGACAGGTCTTGGACGAAGGTTCTGGCACCGGTGCCCCTGAAGCCAGGGAAGATGAAGCCAAAGCCAACTCGAGGGTTAAGATGAACTGTATCCTACTACAGCAGAAAGAATCCTTAGAATACGAGTTAGTGAGTCAGCCTTGCAATGAGCAACATAGATTCGTATGCGGAATCTTTTCTTCTAAAAATAATGATATGAAATTTAATCCAGATAATTTACTTCACGAGTGA